Below is a genomic region from Rhodococcus sp. WMMA185.
CCTGGGTGAGCGCGAGCAGGATCGCGGGTTCGGTCAACTCAGCCGGCGTGTGGACGTCGGCGCGGTCGATTGCCCATCGGGGGCCTACCAGTGCCGAGGCCTCGCCGAGACGGACGAAGCGGATGCTGTCTGCCTCGTCGTCGATGCGGATCGCGCGCCTGCCTTGCCGCCGGGTAGTCAGCGCGTCATCGGGCAGCCCCAGTTCGCGGGACCAGGCGAGCCCGATGATGTCGAGGTGATGGGAGTCCACACGCTCACGGTAACGCCTTGTTCGTTTCCAGCCGGAGCTGTATGTTCCATCTGGAGTATTCAAACTAGAGTATTCGACAAGGAGTATTTGGGGAGGTGGTGTGTGTGACCCTCACTCCACTAGGCGTCACCGTCCTCGGTCTGTTGTGTGAACGGGCAATGCACCCGTACGAGATGTGCCAACTCGCCACCGCACGGCGTGCACGTGTGGTGAAGATCCGGCCGGGCTCGCTCTACCACACCGTGAGCAGACTCGAGGGCGACGGACTGGTGCGTGCGGCCGGTACCGACCGGGAGGGTAATCGTCCGGAGCGCACCATGTACGAAATCACGGATGCGGGTCGGAAGGCACTGGTGAATCGCGTCAGCGAAATGCTCGCCACTCTGGGAAGTGATTTCCCGCAGTTCCCCCTGGCGCTGGCGGAGGCGCACAATGTCGACGCCGCCACCGTGGTGGAGTTGCTACGCGAGCGCCTCGGCCATCTCGAGAAGGCGATCGCCGATCTCGAGACCGTGGCCGCGCAAGCCGATTCCGCCGAGGTCCCCAGGATCTTCCTCCTGGGCGACGAGTACCTCCTCACCCTCGCGGGCGCCGAACGCCAATGGCTCAGTTCGTTGGTGAAGGAGATCGAATGCGGTGATTTGCCCTGGCTCACACCGGAACTCCTCGACCGACTCGAACGCTCGCGCCGGCCACGATCCGGTGCTGACAAGGACTGATAGTGAATAACCAGCGCACGGCACCCGACGTCTCACCACCCCAGCAGACCAATCCGTGGCCCGCCCTGTGGGCCCTGGTCATCGGCTTCTTCATGATCCTTGTCGACAGCACCATCGTGGCCGTGGCAAACCCCGCGATCATGGACACACTGCAAGCCGACATCAACAACGTCGTGTGGGTCACGAGTGCCTACCTGCTGGCGTACGCGGTTCCCTTGCTGGTGACCGGCCGCTTGGGCGATAGATTCGGACCGAAGAACATCTACATGGTCGGGCTCGTTCTGTTCACTGCAGCGTCGCTGTGGTGTGGTCTGTCGGGCACCGTCACCATGCTCATCGTCGCCCGCGTGTTTCAGGGACTCGGCGCCTCGATGATGACGCCACAGACGATGGCGGTCATCACCCGTACCTTCCCGCCCGACCGCCGTGGTACGGCGATGGGCCTGTGGGGCGCGGTTGCCGGGGTAGCCACACTGGTCGGACCGATTGCGGGTGGGGTGCTCGTCGACAACCTCGGCTGGGAATGGATCTTCTTCGTCAACGTGCCGGTCGGTGTAGTCGCGTTCGTTCTTGCGTGGCGGTTGGTTCCGTCGCTCGAGACGCACCGGCACAAGTTCGACATCCCCGGTGTCGTCCTCAGTGCTCTCGGCATGTTCTTTCTGGTGTTCGGAATCCAGGAAGGTAGCACTCTGGACTGGTCGACGGCCGTATTTGCTTCGATCGCCGCCGGGCTGATTCTTCTCGGAACCTTCGTCTGGTACCAGTCCTGGAACAAGAACGAGCCGCTGCTTCCGTTGGGGCTGTTCCGCGACCGGAATTTCTCCCTGGCCAACGTGGCCATCACCTCGATGGGTTTCGCGGTCACCGCGATGGTGCTTCCGCTGATGTTCTATGCCCAGGCGGTGCGCGGATTGTCGCCGACCGCATCGGCGCTGTTGCTGGTGCCGATGGCCGTTCTCACCGGAGTCTTGGCGCCGTTCGTCGGCAGGCTCGTGGACAGGACCCACCCGAGGTACATCGCGGGCACGGGCTTTCTGTTGTTCGCCGTCGCACTGGGTTGGCTTGCCACGGTCATGTCGCCCGACGTCGCGATCTGGGAACTGTTGCTGCCCATCGGGTTGATCGGC
It encodes:
- a CDS encoding MFS transporter, with translation MNNQRTAPDVSPPQQTNPWPALWALVIGFFMILVDSTIVAVANPAIMDTLQADINNVVWVTSAYLLAYAVPLLVTGRLGDRFGPKNIYMVGLVLFTAASLWCGLSGTVTMLIVARVFQGLGASMMTPQTMAVITRTFPPDRRGTAMGLWGAVAGVATLVGPIAGGVLVDNLGWEWIFFVNVPVGVVAFVLAWRLVPSLETHRHKFDIPGVVLSALGMFFLVFGIQEGSTLDWSTAVFASIAAGLILLGTFVWYQSWNKNEPLLPLGLFRDRNFSLANVAITSMGFAVTAMVLPLMFYAQAVRGLSPTASALLLVPMAVLTGVLAPFVGRLVDRTHPRYIAGTGFLLFAVALGWLATVMSPDVAIWELLLPIGLIGLANACIWSPVAATATHNLPPHQAGAGAGVYNTTRQVGAVLGSAAIGALITARLSAQGLTGGRPEEGVGELPAFVLEPFSNAMSQSVWLPAAILLIGFVASVCFARPVRQSDREVSADVAPSRETSLQG
- a CDS encoding PadR family transcriptional regulator; the encoded protein is MVCVTLTPLGVTVLGLLCERAMHPYEMCQLATARRARVVKIRPGSLYHTVSRLEGDGLVRAAGTDREGNRPERTMYEITDAGRKALVNRVSEMLATLGSDFPQFPLALAEAHNVDAATVVELLRERLGHLEKAIADLETVAAQADSAEVPRIFLLGDEYLLTLAGAERQWLSSLVKEIECGDLPWLTPELLDRLERSRRPRSGADKD